The window GCGCTCACCAACGTCAATGTCGAGCTCGACGGCAATGTCGCCGAAGGCGTCATGACCTACGCCAATAATGGCCGCCAGACGCTGCAGGCGACGCTCGCCGCCGGCAATCTCGACTTCACGCCCTATATCTCGACCTTCCGCTTGCTGGCGAGCGGCGCGCATGACTGGAACCGGCAATTATTCGATCTGAACTCGCTGTCGACCACCGACCTCGACATGCGCTTGTCTGCAGCGCAAGTGACCGTCGGCCCGACAAAACTCGGCCGCACCGCGCTCGGCGCCAACCTGCGCGGCGGCGCGCTGGCCTTGAGCGTCGGCGAAGCGCAGATGTATGGCGGCATCGCCAGGGGTTCGTTCGGCGTCGCGCGCTCCGACGCGGTTGCCGACGTCAAGGCGCAATTCCAGTTCATCGACGTCGATTTGCAGCAGCTCGCCACCGAATTGTTCGGCGTCACCAGATTGAGTGGCCGCGGCAATCTCAACGTATCGCTGGTGGCCTCGGGATCGAGCCCGTTTGGATTGGTGTCATCGCTCGACGGCACCGCGACCCTGACCGGCCATGACGGCGCGATCGCTGGCGTCAACGCCGAGCAGCTCTTAAAGCGCCTGGAGCGCCGGCCCTTGTCCGGCGGCGGCAATTTCCGCCAGGGCTCGACGCCGTTCGACAAATTGACCATCGCGGTAAAATTCGCCGACGGCATTGCGACTGCCCAAGACGTCCACGTCGAAGGCCCCGCCGCGCGCATGGTGTTGACCGGCACCGCGTCAGTGCCCGCACGCGAATACGATCTCAAGGGCGTCGCCAGCCTGACCTCACAGAGCGCCACGCCCGGTTTTGAGTTGCCCTTCGTGGTGCAGGGCCCCTGGGACGATCCGCTGATTTTTCCCGACCCCGAAAGCCTGATCCGGAGATCGCCGGCGGCCGGCGCCCTGCTCAACGCCGTGAAGGACCGCAAGACACGGGATGCGGTGCGCTCGGTGCTGGAGCGGTTTACCGGCGGGGGGCAGAAGGACGCGACGCCGGATGCCGCCGCGACCGCGCCGGCGGGTGCGCCGGCGGCGGATGCGAGCAAGCCGAACTAACGGCTTTGTCCGGCGTTGAGAGCGTGGGCTAGTTCTTAGCGTGGGTTAGCGCTCGTCCGCCATAGCTCGAAGAGCGACGGCGGATAACCCACCATCCATCCGCGACATGACAACCGACGAAAAATTCCCCTATCACACCTGCACCTGGCACCACTCGGACGACGCCTCCGAGCGCTGGCTATCCGCTCTGGAAAAGACCGGCGCGGAGAATGTGAGGGCGCGGCTGGCCCGGTTCGAGCACAGCTCGCATGCCTCGATCGCGGTCGGCACCGAGCCCAACATGACCGCAGGCTTCGCGCAGGAATGGCTGGCCTGGCGCGATCAACAAAAATCCGCCGAACAAGCCGCCCGGCTCGACCGGCAAATTTTTTGGACCCGACTTGCGGCGCTTGCGGCGTGTGTTGCGGGGCTGAGCGCGGCGATTGGGTGGGGGTGGACGATATTGTTTAAGCCGTGAGGGCGGGGGTTGGGTGGGGCGGTTGGCGCAAGCGTAACCCGCCATCCCCACGACCAGCGGCGGATTACGCCCATCGGCGAATCTGCGCCAAGAACTACTAGCCCCCGATCCCCACCTTCGGTGATGACAATGGCCTGTCGACGGGTCTAAATTGCTACTTAGGGTTGGGGGGCGATATGTTTGAACAATATTGGCATCTATTCGAAAATTGGTATTGGGCTTTGCCCCAAACCACACAACTTATGTTGGCGGCAATTTTTATTTTCTGGCTGCTGTTCAACCTGTTTTACAATGAGAAAGCGGTTTCGTTCGGACCGACGATTCTTACTACTCTTGGTATCTTCGCAACGTTTCTTGGAATCGCACTTGGTCTTTCTGAATTCGATGCCAACAACATTCAGGCAAGCGTCCCCGCACTCCTTGGCGGTCTAAAAACAGCGTTTTGGGCCTCGGTGGCAGGCGTGGGCGGCGCACTCCTGTTAAAATTTCGACATCAATTCTTTGATCGCGCTGTTGCCGTAGGCACGGGTGACGACGGCGAAGTTACAGGGGCTGATTTGGCTCGCCTGTTATCCGGTATTCAAACGGCTTTAGTCGGCAATGAAGAAACATCATTGATCACTCAAATCAAGCTACTGCGCTCCGACAGTAATGACCGGTTGGACGCACTAAAGGCCGCTCAATTGCAGGCACTCCAAGAGTTGTCGAAGATGGGATCACAGGCCTTGGTCGAAGCCCTCCGCGATGTCATCAAGGACTTCAACGCCAAGATTACGGAACAGTTTGGCGATAACTTTAAGGCACTCAACGACGCAGTAGGTCAGCTACTTGTTTGGCAGGAACGATATCGGCTTCACATCGAAAAATCCGAAGCATCGCTCGAGTCATTGGTTAGCCTGATGAGGAAGACGACAAGCGACTACTCTTCCCTTGTGTCAAGTTCGCAGTCGTTTTCGAAGGTCGCGCATGACTTAGGTCAAATGCTCGAGGCCCTTTCGATCCAAAAAACTCAACTAGTTGATCTTTCGCGTTCTCTTGCCGAGTTGTTAAAGGAAGCGTCTGGAAGCCTTCCCGCTGTGCAAGCTAAGATTATGGAACTTACCGCGCAGCTTTCGAGCGCGGTTCAAGACAATCAAAAAACGATAAACGCCGCATTGAACGAAAACGCTCAGCAACTGAAGAATGCGGTTCAGTTGAGTCATCAAGGCTTCGTAACAACGAACACCGAAGCAAACAAACAAGTTACCGACTTGATGGCAAAAACAAAAGAGCAGATATCGAATCTCGACGCCGCGCTTACGGAAGAACTTAAGAAATCCCTGGAAAGTCTTGGGCGCCAGCTGGCTGCTCTTTCAGAGCGCTTCGTCAGTGACTACGGACCGCTAACAGAAAAGCTTCGCCGCGTTGTCGAGATGGCAAAATAGGTGCATCGTGAAGTTTTTAAAAGATGGAAAAGTTGCAGCTGCCAAAGAGGAACATTGGATTCCGTTAAGCGACCTCATGACCGGTCTTATGATGATGTTTATGTTGGTGGCGATTGTTTTTATGGTGAAGGTTGAAGCCGAAGCAGCTGTTACAAAAGAATTGAAAGCAAAGGCTGAGGAACAGGCAAAACGCGTTCAACAAATTGCGGTTCTTTATGATGACATGAGAAACGAGCTTTATAAGTCACTCGACGAAGAATTTAAGAAGGATTTGAAAGATTGGGGGGCAGACCTAGACACTGATTTGACCATCAGATTTAGAGAACCCGACGTGCTCTTTGACACGAGCCGGGCGGAACTCAAAACAAGGTTCAAAGGAATTCTAGATGATTTCTTCCCTCGGTACGTAAGAATTCTGGGGAGGTCAGAGTACAAAGACTCAATTGAGGAAGTTCGTATTGAGGGGCACACGTCCGGCTTCTGGAAAGATGCTAAGGACGAAGATGATGCGTATTTCAAGAACATGGAATTGTCACAGCAACGAACGCGTACTACCCTCGAATATGTGCTCTCAAAAACAAACATATTTGGCTACAAGCGATGGATACAATCATTGCTTACTGCAAACGGGCTATCATCTTCCAAACTTCGTCTGAATGCCGACAAAACTGAGAACATCGCGGCTTCGCAACGTGTCGAGTTTCGGGTGCGGACGAACGCAGATGCGCGCATAGCCCAAATTTTAATGGCTTCACAAAAATGAAGCTCACAGATTTTTACAAGTTCGCACCATTAAACGACCTAAGAGCGCGGATGGGAATTCCGTCGGACGTCTATGGAACTCTAACAATAACGATAAGTGCTGCGAAGCTGACACCTGATGAACTAGATCGACTCTATGAAGGCGACGGACTCGAGGTTGGATTTGATGAAATCAACATCCACGATGATGGCACACTTATTTACAAGAACGCTCGTGTGCTGCTCTACATTCGCGATGTGCATCAATATCAAGAACAAGTTAGCCTCCCGAAATATCATTTAGCTCACTGTCCAGTATTAAAGAACATGAGTGAGATTGGGCGCTCACACCGGTATCTGATTTCGGCGAGAGTGGACGGCATTTTCAGATTGAATGTGTTTCGTGGCGACAGGATGAAGACTCAGAACCAAACATTGAACGTTTGCCAACACTGTCTGAGCACGCTGGAATTCAACGGGTTCAAGAACAATCTGACTCGTCCAGAGCGGACGCTGCATGTAAATGCGTTCACCCCTGCAAATTTTTTCGAACAGTATCCCCGATTACTCGATGGCACTGGATATGGCGGAGGGGATGTTACTCCTATTAACGCATACCCGGCGGATTTTGCAAGAATCAGCACACTGGTGAGAACCGTAGCAGGTTGGCGGTGCCAAGAAGCAACTTGCAAGTACGACTGCTCGTCGCCTGCACTCAGGCAATATTTGCATGTCCACCACTTAAACGGAAATCGCGCGGACAGTGGCCGAAAGAACTTGAAAGCGGTTTGTGTCGAGTGTCACGCTAAACAGCCGAAACACTCGCATGTCAAAAACACGCCTCAATACCAAGCGTTCATGCGGATAAGATACGGACGTTAGTTGGCGCAGGGGGATCAGCATGGCCAAACCACAGAAGAAGGCCAACAAAGCTGAACGACCTTTGCTTCTTTCGATAATTCTTTTTCCGGGTATTTTTTATCAATGGCTGCTCTACACGTTCGTCGGTGGTCGTCACTACAGCAGAGTTACTTCGCGTACCCGGATAAGCAAAAGCTCGGTCATGACGTGGGTGTTCTCGGCAATTTTTTACATTGCTTTCTATTTCCTAGTGATCAAGAATTGGCGCTAACTAATCCGCCGGTAAGCGACGATCACGAGCTAGTTGCGCAGGAGCCCGTCATCGGGAAAAAGCGCAATCAGCGGGGAAGTATTTGCAAGCGCAACAGCTAAGCCGAGGAGGCGGGTTACGCTTTAGACTAACTAGCCGTCCTTCGGGCTCCAGCCTTATTTGGCATTCGACACCCGCGGCGCCCGCCTCGGCGCGACCGGTTGCTGGCAGGTTTGATCGGGCATCATCGCCACGGTCACGATATCCGGATACTTGTTCATGGCGCCGCTGGCGGCGTCGACGCCGAGGCCGATCACGCCGCCGAACACGACATTCCCCGCCGCCATGGTTTCAGTGCCTGAGGGAATGATGCTCGATCCCATCGCATAGCACTCTTTGGTGCATTGGATGGGTAATGGCGCGGAGCCCTTGCTGAGAACCACGGTGCCCGGTGTCGAAACCATCTGCGGGCCGTTTTGAGTCTGTATGGTGCAGACGGCTCCCGGCACGCCGGGCGTGTCCACCGCAACCGTCTGTGTCGTCCCCTTGGTGATCGTCGCGCAGCCCGTAACCAGGAGCGCGAGCAAAATAATCGCACGCTTACGCATTCCCCATTCCCCCCGGGTGGGACTATCGGGGAACGTCCCGCACTTGGCAATACCACCTGACGCTGAAAAACGACCGGGTCATCACTCTTGGTTAAGACAGGCTGCGGACACGTAGGCCGTTACGCCTTTCCCCCTCCGCCGTTCGAGCGTCAAAATCGTCTCGCCCATTCTTGACGCTGATTGACGCTGACGACTGTCGTCTTCCGAATTATTTTTGTCTCCGAGACGTGAACGAACTCATAAGCGAGTCAACTGTGAGCCGGTTCACATTGGATCGATGCGTTCGATGCTATGCAAGGGAACGCCGAACTGATCTTGGGATACGAGATTACCCAACGACAATTCCGCGGTTGGACAAACAAAAAAATTCAGCACTTCAAAAATTCTTAAGTGCACGGCCGGTGCCGCTGCATTCACGCGGTTCATTGCCGCCTGCGGCGTCAGCCACCGACAAACCTTCGGAGGTCATGCAATGAACAATATCGTATTGCTGTTCGTTTGCCTGCTGCTCGGAATGGGTCTGCGCGCCGCGAAAAAATTCCCGGACAATGCGCATCTCGCGCTCAACGCCTTCATCATTCACATCTCGCTGCCGGCGCTGATCATCCTGCAGATCCACAACGTCAAACTGCACACCTCGTTGCTGTTCAGCATCGCGATGCCCTGGCTGATGTTCTCGCTCGGCGTCTTGTTCTTCTGGGCGCTGTCCGCGCGCTTGAAATTCACCCGCGAGACCACCGGCGCGCTGATGCTGGCGGGCGGCCTCGCCAACACATCGTTCGTGGGCCTGCCGATGATCGAGGCGTTCTTTGGCGCCCCCAATATGGCAATCGGTATCCTGATCGACCAGCTCGGCACTTATCTGGTGCTGAGCACGCTGGGCATCACCGTCGCCACGATCTATTCCGCGGGCACGGGATCGAAAGCCGACATCTTCAAGCGGATTATCGCCTTCCCGCCGCTGATTGCGCTGGGAATTGCGTTTGCCCTGATGCCCTTTGAGTCTCCCATCTGGATTGCCGACGCCTTGAAGCGGCTCGGCGATACGCTGACGCCGCTGGCCCTGGTTTCGGTCGGCCTGCAACTCCGGTTCGATCGAACCAAGGGGCTCAAGACCGCGCTTGCGACCGGCCTCGGGTTCAAGCTGCTGCTCGCGCCCGCAGCCCTCGCTTTGTTGTACTTCAGCATCCTCGGCACCACGGAAGAAACCACCCGCGTGACCCTGTTTGAGGCGGCGATGGGTCCGCAAATCGGCGGCGCCATCGTCGCGGTTCAGCATGGCCTGAACCCGCCGCTGGTCTCGTTGATGGTCGGCGTCGGCATATCGCTGTCGTTTCTGACATTGCCGCTGTGGTCCTACGCGCTGCATCATGTTTGAAAGGCGAAACGAGAGCCCGCATCACGAAAGCACGCGCCGCAGGCTTTCGATTTCCCACAGTCCCAAATGACGGCGGTCGAACGGCGGCACCCAGTCGTCGATGGTGCGCAGCGGCGGCGGCAGATTGTAGGGCGGCGCGCAGAGGTTCACGGTAAACCAGTCGCCGATGCGGATGGCGCGGTTTCGTCCCTCGGGATAGGTGGTGGTCAGGAGATATTTGATGTCCGAGCGGATGATGTTGGCGAGCGCCAGAAAGATCATTTCCTCGGAAAGATGCATCAGGCAGTCGCGGCACAACAGCAGGTCGACTTGCGGAAGCGCGTCGCTGCAGAGATCGAGGGTGCGAAATTCCCGCCCCTCGCGCCCATAGCGGATTTGCGTATTCTGCACCAGCCGCGGAACGATGTCGGCGCCGATATAGTGCGTGACCGGAAGTTTTATCTCGGACATCCAGTGAAAGTCGCCGCACGGCAAATCCAGCATGGTGCCGATCTTGAGATCGCCGATCAGAGCGGGAAGCGTTTCCCGTATGCCTTTGGTGTAATGCAGCGTCGAGCCGCCGCCCGAAACCGTCTCCTGATAGCCCCAGATGTTGCGCCGGAAAATCTCGGTGAATACCTCGCGCGGCCCGCCGGTGAGATTGCGGACCATCTGCGAGCGCAGCCATACCAGGATAGGCGCAGGAAGCGTCCGGCGCGCAATGTCGATGCAAGCCGTGAAAAACGCCGTCCTGCGCAACTCGTCGGCAAATCTGGTGAACGACGCCATGATTAAAAATTCAATCAAAGGCCAATCAAAGTCAAGGCGGGTTACGCGGCAGGTTCACGCGCGAAGCGCGTTACCTCTCCCCTTGCGGGAGAGGTCGGATCGCATTGCGATCCGGGTGAGGGGTGGCCGCATCGGGACTGCCCGTGTGGACCTCAGCGACGTCGAGACCACCCGTGTGGACCCCTCACCCCAACCCTCTCCCGCAAGGGGAGAGGGAGCTCACTGCCGTTGTGGTGACATCAATACTTGCCCGACGGGCAAATCAGCAAATTCGTGTCCAGCCCCTTTTGCAAAAATATTCCGTTTCGCGCTTTACCCAAATCACCCGTATATCAATCACCGTCTCGTCCCACTCGAGGGGCGCTTCGCGGTCGTCACGAACGCGGGACGGGATGCGGTGGACGCTGATAGTGCCATTGACGAACGGCACGAAGGCGGACGGCGAAGTCGTGTGGTCCTGACACCCCGACGCTGGTGTCAAGTTGGTGGCGGTAACGTCGCAAGCGACGGTGGCAAAAGAGCCCGGTCACCGGGGAGAGCACGAAATAAGCCGTAAAACCATTGCGTGCGGGAATGCCGGGATGTTCCGGTGGACCTGTGGTGACTAACGCGCGTGTTTACTACACTACACGCGCGGCTGCGGGTGCATCGGCGCCCGGCATTCCCCACGCCCTCACGGGGCGGATGATTTTGTCAAACCTCGGGCGCTTCGCGTCGCGAGATCGCGAAGATGTATCCAGCCGTCGAAGACCTATCCGGCCGTCATTGCGACGAGCGCGCCACTCCCTCAGTTGTCATCGTCCGCCACCGGGTCGGCGCAACGCGCCGCCCGATGACAGGCTCCGGCGGACGATCCAGTATTCCAGAGACGCCAGTGATGAACGGAGAGGCCGCGGCGTACTGGATGCCCCGCCTTCGCGGGGCATGACACCCGGTTGTGGGGAGGCGCTGACTTATTGGCTCGCAATGACGACCTCTAGCTGTTTGAAAGTTGAATCGTCGCACGCGCGAACGCGCCTTACCTCTCCCGCTTGCGGGGGAGGTCGACGCTCGAAGCGCGGCGGGTGGGGGAAAGTCTATCCACTCGAACAGCGCGTTTTGCGGAGGCACCCCCACCCCAACCCTCCCCCGCAACCGGGAGAGGGAGCTCACTGCCGTTGCGGCGACACCCTACAGCCCTACCACCCCCAACCCCTACGCAAGACCTGAACACGGCATCTGGATCAGGCCCGCGCAATGCGCTAGGGTTTTATCCAACCGGTTAAAAAATATCGGCAGATTCAGGGAGAACAACGTGAAAGCATGGGGATTACGGACGTTTGCATTGGCGGTTTCCGCCGCGATCGGGCTCAGCTTTGTCGCAGCGCCCGCGATGGCGCAGCAGAAGACGATCACGGTCTGGTTCGGCAAGGGATTTTATAAATCCGAAGACGACGCGCTATTGGACGCGATCAAGAAGTTCGAGGCCAAGACCGGCATCAAGGTCGAATTGTCGCAATACGCCATCCAGGACATGATCCCGAAGACGGTGGCGGCGCTGGATTCCGGCACCGTGCCCGATGTCGCCTATTCCGATTCCTACGACGTGCAGGCGGCCGGCAAATGGGCGTTCGAGGGCAAGCTCGAGGATCTCTCCGACATTTTGACGCCGATGAAATCGGCGTTCGCGCCGAACACGCTGGAAACCGCGCTGCTCTATAACGACGTCACCAAGAAGAAGGCCTATTACGGCTTTCCGCTGAAACAGCAAAGCATGCACGTCCAGATCTGGGGCGACATGCTGGAGCAGGCCGGCTTCAAAGCGAGCGACATCCCGACCAAATGGGAAGACTACTGGTCGTTCTGGTGCGACAAGGTGCAGCCCGCGATCCGGAAAGCGACCGGCCAGCGCATCTACGGCGTCGGCCAGCCGATGGGCGTTGAATCCACCGACTCGTTCCAGTCGTTCTACACCTTCATGGACGCCTACAACGTGAAGCTCGTCGA is drawn from Bradyrhizobium lablabi and contains these coding sequences:
- a CDS encoding AsmA family protein is translated as MAQGMKRLGTPIAALLGLALVGLIATSWFLNRDALRQAVEAQIRAVTGLDLVVRGTIDVSVFPASYVSFHDVGLKGSAAADPALSVDVLTANLRLLPLLLQRFEIADVMMLRPHIRVIREADGESNWTPFIDTIVRNMKPGADNQLSFSEIRIQDGVLDYEDASNHLAEQLGAIDLSLAWPSISRSFAATGQFDWRGERVDGSISASDFVAALSGDRSGLKARLASAPLKLAFDGTVADRTSMMMEGTLTIDTPSLRNAMRWTGQAPPGAGGFGRFALKARANVVGPSIALTNVNVELDGNVAEGVMTYANNGRQTLQATLAAGNLDFTPYISTFRLLASGAHDWNRQLFDLNSLSTTDLDMRLSAAQVTVGPTKLGRTALGANLRGGALALSVGEAQMYGGIARGSFGVARSDAVADVKAQFQFIDVDLQQLATELFGVTRLSGRGNLNVSLVASGSSPFGLVSSLDGTATLTGHDGAIAGVNAEQLLKRLERRPLSGGGNFRQGSTPFDKLTIAVKFADGIATAQDVHVEGPAARMVLTGTASVPAREYDLKGVASLTSQSATPGFELPFVVQGPWDDPLIFPDPESLIRRSPAAGALLNAVKDRKTRDAVRSVLERFTGGGQKDATPDAAATAPAGAPAADASKPN
- a CDS encoding OmpA family protein, translated to MKFLKDGKVAAAKEEHWIPLSDLMTGLMMMFMLVAIVFMVKVEAEAAVTKELKAKAEEQAKRVQQIAVLYDDMRNELYKSLDEEFKKDLKDWGADLDTDLTIRFREPDVLFDTSRAELKTRFKGILDDFFPRYVRILGRSEYKDSIEEVRIEGHTSGFWKDAKDEDDAYFKNMELSQQRTRTTLEYVLSKTNIFGYKRWIQSLLTANGLSSSKLRLNADKTENIAASQRVEFRVRTNADARIAQILMASQK
- a CDS encoding AEC family transporter, which translates into the protein MNNIVLLFVCLLLGMGLRAAKKFPDNAHLALNAFIIHISLPALIILQIHNVKLHTSLLFSIAMPWLMFSLGVLFFWALSARLKFTRETTGALMLAGGLANTSFVGLPMIEAFFGAPNMAIGILIDQLGTYLVLSTLGITVATIYSAGTGSKADIFKRIIAFPPLIALGIAFALMPFESPIWIADALKRLGDTLTPLALVSVGLQLRFDRTKGLKTALATGLGFKLLLAPAALALLYFSILGTTEETTRVTLFEAAMGPQIGGAIVAVQHGLNPPLVSLMVGVGISLSFLTLPLWSYALHHV
- a CDS encoding class I SAM-dependent methyltransferase — its product is MASFTRFADELRRTAFFTACIDIARRTLPAPILVWLRSQMVRNLTGGPREVFTEIFRRNIWGYQETVSGGGSTLHYTKGIRETLPALIGDLKIGTMLDLPCGDFHWMSEIKLPVTHYIGADIVPRLVQNTQIRYGREGREFRTLDLCSDALPQVDLLLCRDCLMHLSEEMIFLALANIIRSDIKYLLTTTYPEGRNRAIRIGDWFTVNLCAPPYNLPPPLRTIDDWVPPFDRRHLGLWEIESLRRVLS